The Cellulomonas wangleii genome includes a region encoding these proteins:
- a CDS encoding ABC transporter ATP-binding protein has protein sequence MSLRVDDLAVHYRTTRGDVQALDGVTFEIADGEIMGVAGESGCGKTTLGKALIRLETRMKHVRGTVSLDGEKLPIADDRAMNPYRYRKVSLIPQYAMSAMNPTRKIGRMIRELVTAKGVAYEDVRPELERRLRLVGLDEAILGRYPIELSGGMKQRVVLVLATLLDPSLLIGDEVTSALDVTSQKAVARALVEFRDREFVRSVVVVTHDISVLYQMADTILVMYAGRLAEKASATTVIDQPLHPYTKMLVGALPKVGERYDDRRLTGIVGRPPSLLDPPAGCRFRDRCPLAMARCEEQPPFLEVAPGHQVACWAVA, from the coding sequence ATGAGCCTGCGGGTGGACGACCTGGCGGTGCACTACCGCACGACGCGCGGCGACGTGCAGGCCCTCGACGGCGTCACGTTCGAGATCGCGGACGGCGAGATCATGGGCGTGGCCGGCGAGTCGGGCTGCGGCAAGACGACGCTCGGCAAGGCGCTGATCCGGCTCGAGACCCGGATGAAGCACGTGCGGGGCACGGTGAGCCTGGACGGCGAGAAGCTGCCGATCGCCGACGACCGTGCGATGAACCCCTACCGGTACCGGAAGGTCTCGCTGATCCCCCAGTACGCGATGTCGGCGATGAACCCGACGCGCAAGATCGGGCGGATGATCCGCGAGCTGGTCACCGCCAAGGGCGTGGCGTACGAGGACGTGCGGCCCGAGCTGGAGCGCCGGCTGCGCCTCGTCGGGCTCGACGAGGCGATCCTGGGCCGCTACCCCATCGAGCTGTCCGGCGGCATGAAGCAGCGCGTCGTGCTCGTCCTGGCGACCCTGCTCGACCCGTCGCTGCTCATCGGCGACGAGGTGACCTCCGCGCTGGACGTGACCAGCCAGAAGGCGGTGGCCCGCGCGCTGGTGGAGTTCCGCGACCGGGAGTTCGTCCGGTCGGTCGTCGTGGTGACGCACGACATCTCGGTTCTCTACCAGATGGCCGACACGATCCTCGTGATGTACGCCGGCCGCCTGGCGGAGAAGGCGTCGGCGACCACCGTGATCGACCAGCCCCTGCACCCGTACACGAAGATGCTCGTCGGCGCGCTGCCGAAGGTCGGCGAGCGCTACGACGACCGGCGGCTGACCGGGATCGTCGGGCGGCCGCCGTCGCTGCTGGACCCACCGGCCGGGTGCCGGTTCCGTGACCGGTGCCCGCTGGCGATGGCGAGGTGCGAGGAGCAGCCCCCGTTCCTCGAGGTGGCCCCCGGCCACCAGGTCGCGTGCTGGGCGGTGGCGTGA
- a CDS encoding ABC transporter permease — protein sequence MTVPSPGPATTVADDAPDAGAALDVPDAGPRRLPGRRHEVLYFALRNPKVVGAAVVIVGLALLGLVGPLFADHGPNDYAGPTMQPPSGEFWFGTTMFGQDVWVQFVAGLRSTFLVGILGSVVAGVIGMTIGFVAGFRGGWVDELLNMLTNVVLVIPGFVVLIVINTYLGVRSVPMQALYIGLFSWPWVARAVRAQTFSLRAREFVDLARLSGVPTRTIIVREVAPNMYSYLFMTFVLLFGGAILTAASLDFIGLGPTNAVSLGLMMNQAVQWSALHLGMWWWFVPPGLGITLLVGALYVMNVGLDEVFNPKLREM from the coding sequence ATGACCGTGCCCAGCCCCGGACCCGCCACCACCGTGGCGGACGACGCACCCGACGCGGGTGCCGCCCTCGACGTCCCGGACGCCGGCCCCCGGCGACTGCCCGGACGCCGCCACGAGGTCCTGTACTTCGCGCTGCGCAACCCGAAGGTCGTCGGGGCGGCCGTGGTCATCGTCGGCCTCGCGCTGCTCGGGCTCGTGGGCCCGCTGTTCGCCGACCACGGGCCCAACGACTACGCCGGCCCGACCATGCAGCCGCCGTCCGGGGAGTTCTGGTTCGGCACCACGATGTTCGGCCAGGACGTGTGGGTGCAGTTCGTCGCCGGGCTGCGCAGCACGTTCCTCGTCGGGATCCTCGGCAGCGTGGTCGCCGGCGTCATCGGCATGACGATCGGGTTCGTCGCGGGCTTCCGCGGCGGCTGGGTCGACGAGCTGCTCAACATGCTGACGAACGTCGTGCTCGTCATCCCGGGATTCGTGGTCCTCATCGTCATCAACACGTACCTCGGGGTGCGCAGCGTGCCCATGCAGGCGCTCTACATCGGCCTGTTCAGCTGGCCGTGGGTGGCCCGCGCCGTGCGCGCGCAGACGTTCTCCCTGCGGGCCCGGGAGTTCGTCGACCTCGCGCGGCTGTCCGGCGTCCCGACGCGCACGATCATCGTGCGCGAGGTCGCACCGAACATGTACTCGTACCTGTTCATGACGTTCGTGCTGCTGTTCGGCGGCGCCATCCTCACGGCCGCGTCGCTGGACTTCATCGGCCTGGGCCCCACGAACGCCGTGTCGCTCGGTCTGATGATGAACCAGGCCGTCCAGTGGAGCGCCCTGCACCTGGGCATGTGGTGGTGGTTCGTCCCGCCCGGCCTGGGGATCACCCTGCTGGTCGGGGCGCTGTACGTGATGAACGTCGGGCTCGACGAGGTGTTCAACCCCAAGCTGAGGGAGATGTGA
- a CDS encoding ABC transporter substrate-binding protein yields MNLPRRRWPLAVAVTTAAALTLAACSGDPIDAPQETPDVEGLAEAQSLVSEYPREETVFTSGAQWGPPSSWNPIPQSGEATGVRGLLYEPLFSFDPATLELEPWLAERGEWTDADTYVLTLRDGLTWQDGEVLDAEDVVFTVELGKVPDVRWSNLWTWLSSVTATDATTVTFEFSDPRYQEWDNFLYTSSVLPQHIVSTWAETDYNSNANEDPIGSGAFRYSTHGQDRMVWERNDDWWGTEALGLEFPMTYVVDIVNPSNEVALGLLLQGGLDLSNNFLPGVQTLADSDKLGTYFDEAPYMLSANTAVLVPNATRAPMDDAEFRRAMAFAIDVDKIVANAYGGIVQKAHPTGLLPAYSSLYDKAVVDEHGFEYDADEAASILAAAGYEDTDGDGFVETPEGEKIELDLIVPAGWTDWMESARVIAEDLQAAGIDVTADFPDSGAVDDARSSGDFDLLINNWAGLSNTPWTYYNYLFHQPVRDLQLVGNFGRVPDAGAWALVEQLSRTASDSPEYARIMGELQEMSLTQMPMIPLWYNGLWAQYNTSTWGNWPTDGGDSTAYPSTWGGFWQMGGLRTLAALQPAG; encoded by the coding sequence ATGAACCTTCCCCGCAGACGATGGCCACTGGCCGTCGCCGTCACCACCGCCGCCGCCCTGACGCTCGCCGCGTGCTCGGGCGACCCGATCGACGCCCCGCAGGAGACCCCGGACGTCGAGGGGCTCGCCGAGGCGCAGTCGCTGGTCTCGGAGTACCCCCGCGAGGAGACCGTCTTCACCAGCGGCGCGCAGTGGGGGCCCCCGTCGAGCTGGAACCCCATCCCCCAGTCGGGCGAGGCCACCGGCGTGCGCGGCCTGCTCTACGAGCCGCTGTTCTCGTTCGACCCCGCGACCCTCGAGCTCGAGCCGTGGCTCGCCGAGCGCGGTGAGTGGACCGACGCCGACACGTACGTCCTCACGCTGCGCGACGGCCTGACGTGGCAGGACGGCGAGGTCCTCGACGCCGAGGACGTCGTCTTCACCGTCGAGCTGGGCAAGGTCCCGGACGTGCGCTGGAGCAACCTGTGGACGTGGCTGTCGAGCGTCACCGCCACGGACGCCACGACGGTCACCTTCGAGTTCTCCGACCCGCGGTACCAGGAGTGGGACAACTTCCTCTACACGAGCTCGGTGCTGCCCCAGCACATCGTGTCGACGTGGGCGGAGACCGACTACAACTCCAACGCGAACGAGGACCCGATCGGTTCCGGGGCGTTCCGGTACTCGACCCACGGCCAGGACCGGATGGTGTGGGAGCGAAACGACGACTGGTGGGGCACCGAGGCGCTCGGCCTGGAGTTCCCGATGACGTACGTCGTGGACATCGTCAACCCGTCGAACGAGGTCGCCCTCGGCCTGCTGCTGCAGGGCGGGCTGGACCTGAGCAACAACTTCCTGCCGGGCGTGCAGACGCTCGCCGACAGCGACAAGCTCGGCACGTACTTCGACGAGGCGCCGTACATGCTCTCGGCCAACACGGCCGTGCTCGTGCCCAACGCCACGCGCGCGCCCATGGACGACGCCGAGTTCCGCCGCGCCATGGCCTTCGCGATCGACGTCGACAAGATCGTCGCCAACGCGTACGGCGGCATCGTCCAGAAGGCGCACCCCACGGGCCTGCTGCCCGCGTACTCCTCCCTCTACGACAAGGCCGTCGTCGACGAGCACGGCTTCGAGTACGACGCGGACGAGGCCGCCTCGATCCTCGCGGCCGCCGGGTACGAGGACACCGACGGTGACGGGTTCGTCGAGACGCCCGAGGGCGAGAAGATCGAGCTCGACCTCATCGTCCCCGCCGGCTGGACCGACTGGATGGAGTCGGCGCGCGTCATCGCCGAGGACCTGCAGGCCGCCGGCATCGACGTCACGGCCGACTTCCCCGACTCCGGTGCCGTGGACGACGCCCGCTCCAGCGGGGACTTCGACCTGCTCATCAACAACTGGGCCGGCCTGAGCAACACCCCCTGGACGTACTACAACTACCTGTTCCACCAGCCGGTGCGTGACCTGCAGCTGGTCGGCAACTTCGGCCGGGTGCCCGACGCCGGCGCGTGGGCGCTCGTCGAGCAGCTCTCCCGCACGGCGAGCGACAGCCCGGAGTACGCACGGATCATGGGCGAGCTGCAGGAGATGTCCCTGACGCAGATGCCGATGATCCCGCTCTGGTACAACGGCCTGTGGGCGCAGTACAACACGTCGACGTGGGGGAACTGGCCCACCGACGGCGGTGACTCCACCGCCTACCCCAGCACCTGGGGCGGCTTCTGGCAGATGGGTGGCCTGCGCACCCTGGCGGCGCTGCAGCCGGCCGGCTGA
- a CDS encoding GNAT family N-acetyltransferase yields the protein MSALPPGYRTVAVPADRLAEFRTTDQLAFASVPDPETEASLPFPIPQERMMAVEAPDGTFAAVHGSYEFAMPVPGGTVPCAGLTWVAVRPDQRRRGLLRAMIATHLERSLGRGEPVSALFAAEAAIYGRFGYGSAADDVRLTLPRGAALRPVPGSDALTVHLERVDPDRHADLVEDLGRRAGAGRPGWMPRAAAPLRVRAVADPPAWRHGFEPLLLATVRDGREVRGLALLARKEAWGEAGPDYTVQVRLAAALDAAATHRLWTFLLDLDLTTRVETPVLPVDDPLLHLLVDPRPARRRLADNLWVRLLDVPAALTARRYAAPLDVVLDVTDDLLPQNAGRWRVVADHAGSVDVARTTADADVRLDVRELGALYLGGRSAAALGDAGLVTGEAAALGTLTTAFLSPRAPVCPWNF from the coding sequence ATGAGCGCCCTGCCTCCCGGATACCGCACCGTCGCCGTGCCCGCCGACCGGCTCGCCGAGTTCCGCACCACCGACCAGCTCGCGTTCGCCTCGGTCCCCGACCCGGAGACCGAGGCGTCGCTGCCGTTCCCGATCCCGCAGGAGCGGATGATGGCGGTCGAGGCGCCGGACGGCACGTTCGCCGCGGTGCACGGGTCCTACGAGTTCGCGATGCCCGTGCCCGGCGGCACCGTGCCCTGCGCAGGCCTGACGTGGGTCGCGGTGCGGCCCGACCAGCGCCGTCGCGGGCTGCTGCGCGCGATGATCGCCACCCACCTGGAGCGGTCGCTGGGACGCGGGGAGCCCGTGTCGGCGCTCTTCGCGGCGGAGGCGGCGATCTACGGCCGGTTCGGCTACGGCAGCGCCGCCGACGACGTCCGGCTCACGCTGCCCCGCGGGGCGGCCCTGCGCCCGGTGCCCGGCAGCGACGCGCTGACCGTCCACCTGGAGCGCGTCGACCCGGACCGCCACGCCGACCTCGTCGAGGACCTGGGACGGCGCGCCGGCGCCGGACGACCCGGCTGGATGCCGCGCGCTGCGGCCCCGCTGCGGGTGCGGGCCGTGGCCGACCCGCCGGCCTGGCGCCACGGGTTCGAGCCCCTGCTGCTCGCCACGGTGCGTGACGGCCGGGAGGTCCGCGGCCTGGCCCTGCTGGCGCGGAAGGAGGCGTGGGGCGAGGCAGGACCCGACTACACGGTGCAGGTCCGGCTCGCCGCCGCGCTGGACGCCGCCGCGACCCACCGCCTGTGGACCTTCCTGCTCGACCTCGACCTCACCACCCGGGTCGAGACGCCGGTGCTGCCCGTCGACGACCCGCTGCTCCACCTGCTCGTGGACCCCCGCCCGGCGCGGCGCCGCCTCGCCGACAACCTGTGGGTGCGGCTGCTGGACGTGCCCGCGGCGCTGACCGCGCGACGGTACGCGGCCCCGCTGGACGTGGTGCTGGACGTGACGGACGACCTGCTGCCGCAGAACGCCGGGCGGTGGCGGGTCGTCGCCGACCACGCGGGTTCCGTCGACGTCGCGCGCACCACGGCCGACGCCGACGTGCGGCTGGACGTCCGCGAGCTGGGCGCCCTGTACCTCGGGGGCCGCTCGGCCGCCGCGCTGGGCGACGCCGGGCTGGTGACGGGCGAGGCCGCCGCGCTCGGGACACTGACCACGGCGTTCCTGTCGCCGCGAGCGCCGGTGTGCCCCTGGAACTTCTGA
- a CDS encoding GNAT family N-acetyltransferase yields MTAPGYRTLVVPAARLDEYRRAAALTFPMVGDPLLDDSLPFAVPPERAVAVEAPDGQLVATHGSYPFRLPLPGGAVRCAGLTWVGVRPDHRRRGLMTSMLRAHAERSLARGEPVSALFAAEAAIYGRFGYGSACDEVRLTLPRGAALRPVEGSSGLAVQVERFDAATHADLVEDVHVRAGAGRPGWIARTPRALRDRVLADRPAARGGAEPLLLATVRRGDDVRALALLARREEADETGPRFTVQVRQASTLDPAATHRLWSVLLDLDLTASVTTPALPVDDPLLQLLVDPRPGRRRVTDNLWVRVLDLPAALGARRYAARLDVVLDVGDAFLPRNAGRWRLVTDADGAAEVTRTDAEPDVRLDVRELGAMLLGGRSAAALATAGLLDGPADAVDRLAVAFGSPLAPVCPWLF; encoded by the coding sequence ATGACCGCACCCGGGTACCGCACCCTCGTCGTCCCGGCCGCACGCCTCGACGAGTACCGCCGCGCCGCGGCCCTGACCTTCCCCATGGTCGGCGACCCGCTGCTCGACGACAGCCTGCCGTTCGCGGTCCCGCCCGAGCGGGCGGTGGCCGTCGAGGCACCCGACGGGCAGCTGGTCGCCACGCACGGGTCGTACCCCTTCCGGCTGCCCCTGCCCGGCGGGGCCGTGCGCTGCGCCGGGCTGACGTGGGTGGGCGTGCGGCCCGACCACCGACGCCGGGGCCTCATGACGTCGATGCTGCGCGCTCACGCCGAGCGGTCGCTCGCGCGCGGCGAGCCGGTCTCCGCGCTGTTCGCGGCCGAGGCGGCGATCTACGGGCGGTTCGGCTACGGCAGCGCCTGCGACGAGGTCCGGCTGACCCTGCCGCGCGGGGCGGCGCTGCGGCCCGTCGAGGGCTCGTCGGGCCTGGCGGTCCAGGTCGAGCGGTTCGACGCCGCGACGCACGCGGACCTCGTCGAGGACGTGCACGTGCGCGCCGGGGCCGGTCGCCCCGGCTGGATCGCGAGGACGCCGCGCGCGCTGCGCGACCGTGTCCTCGCGGACCGTCCCGCGGCACGCGGCGGTGCGGAGCCGCTGCTGCTGGCGACCGTGCGACGCGGCGACGACGTGCGCGCCCTGGCGCTGCTGGCGCGGCGCGAGGAGGCGGACGAGACCGGTCCGCGGTTCACCGTGCAGGTCCGGCAGGCCTCCACGCTGGACCCTGCGGCGACCCACCGGCTCTGGTCGGTGCTGCTCGACCTCGACCTCACCGCGAGCGTCACGACGCCCGCCCTGCCCGTCGACGACCCGCTGCTGCAGCTGCTCGTCGACCCGCGGCCGGGACGGCGGCGGGTGACCGACAACCTCTGGGTCCGGGTGCTCGACCTGCCGGCCGCGCTGGGCGCCCGGCGCTACGCCGCGCGGCTCGACGTCGTGCTGGACGTGGGCGACGCGTTCCTGCCCCGCAACGCCGGGCGCTGGCGGCTCGTCACCGACGCGGACGGTGCCGCCGAGGTGACCCGGACCGACGCCGAGCCCGACGTGCGGCTCGACGTGCGGGAGCTGGGCGCGATGCTCCTGGGCGGACGCTCGGCGGCCGCCCTGGCGACCGCGGGTCTCCTCGACGGCCCGGCGGACGCCGTCGACCGCCTCGCGGTGGCGTTCGGCTCGCCGCTCGCCCCCGTGTGCCCGTGGCTGTTCTGA
- a CDS encoding ABC transporter permease, with the protein MRTYLARKGTIYVLTFFVAVTLNWLIPRLMPGDPVQRMISRAGVQHPESIGPMVEYYERLFGLDMPVWQQYLNYWGSLLRGDLGVSIWLFPSPVEDVILRAVPYTLGLMLPAILLSWVVGNWMGAAAARRKALDNTVLPASYLLTATPYMWLAILLVWGLGVVAGWFPVAGGYDFGRRPTTSMSFVLDVLHHWFLPFLSLFLVSLGGWAIGMRNLIIYELESDYANYLAALGAPQRLIRRYAFRNGLLPQITGLALQLGTVIGGALVTEVVFAYPGLGYLILQAVQNADYFLLQGALLFVVVGVLVANFVIDLVYVVVDPRTRTGLQGASA; encoded by the coding sequence GTGCGCACCTACCTCGCCCGCAAGGGCACCATCTACGTCCTGACCTTCTTCGTCGCGGTCACGCTGAACTGGCTGATCCCGCGCCTCATGCCCGGTGACCCGGTGCAGCGGATGATCTCCCGCGCCGGCGTGCAGCACCCCGAGTCGATCGGCCCGATGGTCGAGTACTACGAGCGCCTGTTCGGGCTCGACATGCCGGTGTGGCAGCAGTACCTCAACTACTGGGGCTCGCTGCTGCGGGGCGACCTCGGCGTGAGCATCTGGCTCTTCCCGTCCCCCGTCGAGGACGTCATCCTCCGGGCGGTGCCCTACACCCTCGGGCTCATGCTCCCGGCGATCCTGCTCAGCTGGGTCGTCGGCAACTGGATGGGCGCGGCCGCCGCGCGGCGCAAGGCGCTCGACAACACCGTGCTGCCCGCGTCGTACCTGCTGACCGCGACGCCGTACATGTGGCTAGCGATCCTCCTGGTGTGGGGCCTCGGCGTCGTCGCCGGGTGGTTCCCCGTGGCCGGGGGCTACGACTTCGGCAGGCGCCCCACGACGTCGATGTCGTTCGTGCTCGACGTCCTGCACCACTGGTTCCTGCCGTTCCTGTCCCTCTTCCTCGTCTCGCTGGGCGGGTGGGCCATCGGGATGCGGAACCTCATCATCTACGAGCTGGAGTCGGACTACGCGAACTACCTCGCGGCCCTCGGGGCACCGCAGCGCCTGATCCGGCGGTACGCCTTCCGCAACGGGCTCCTGCCGCAGATCACCGGCCTGGCCCTGCAGCTCGGCACCGTCATCGGCGGGGCGCTGGTCACCGAGGTCGTCTTCGCCTACCCGGGCCTGGGGTACCTGATCCTGCAGGCCGTCCAGAACGCCGACTACTTCCTGCTGCAGGGCGCCCTGCTGTTCGTGGTCGTCGGGGTGCTGGTGGCGAACTTCGTCATCGACCTCGTGTACGTCGTCGTCGACCCGCGCACGCGGACCGGACTGCAGGGAGCCTCCGCATGA
- a CDS encoding M13 family metallopeptidase, which yields MTRSGLPLDDLDPAVRPQDDLDEYVNGRWAAAHVIPPDRAMDGPFRALYDEAERQVLDIITDAAAGAGDTTGVEAKIGALYSSFMDADAVQAAGVEPLREDLALVDGATGSAELTVALGTLQRTGGASVVDLYVDNDARDPDTYVVHLVQGGLGLPDEAYYREEQHAAVREKYLPHVARMLRLAAPVSAVVAAGDPDDLAARVVALETRLAAHHWDVVKDRDAELTYNALTLEELAARAPGFDWRAWADALGAPAGALDRLVVREPSFAEGLAALWTEVPLADWQAWATYHVVSSRAPYLTDEVVEANFDFYGRTLSGAPEVRERWKRGVSLVQGALGEAVGKVYVERHFPPSHKDRMDTLVAHLVEAYRESITSLEWMGEETRQRALDKLDRFTPKIGYPARWWDYSALVVRADDLVGNVRRSHAFELDRELHKIGRPIDRDEWFMTPQTVNAYYNPGMNEIVFPAAILQPPFFDADADDAVNYGGIGAIIGHEIGHGFDDQGSKYDGDGRLLDWWTADDRAEFERRTKSLVDQYAQYSPRQLHGSHKVNGELTIGENIGDLGGLAIAVRAYGIALGRPVEQAPVIDGFTGLQRLFIGWAHSWRTKGRDEEIIRRLAVDPHAPDEFRCNGVVRNIDEFYTAFDVQPSDALWLDPESRVRIW from the coding sequence ATGACGCGCAGCGGACTCCCCCTGGACGACCTCGACCCGGCCGTCCGACCCCAGGACGACCTCGACGAGTACGTGAACGGCCGGTGGGCCGCGGCCCACGTGATCCCGCCCGACCGCGCGATGGACGGCCCCTTCCGGGCCCTGTACGACGAGGCCGAGCGTCAGGTGCTCGACATCATCACCGACGCGGCCGCCGGTGCGGGCGACACGACCGGCGTCGAGGCGAAGATCGGCGCCCTGTACTCGAGCTTCATGGACGCGGACGCCGTGCAGGCGGCGGGCGTCGAGCCGCTGCGGGAGGACCTCGCGCTCGTCGACGGCGCGACCGGGAGCGCCGAGCTCACCGTCGCGCTGGGCACGCTGCAGCGCACCGGCGGCGCCTCGGTGGTCGACCTGTACGTCGACAACGACGCGAGGGACCCCGACACGTACGTCGTGCACCTCGTGCAGGGCGGCCTGGGGCTCCCCGACGAGGCGTACTACCGCGAGGAGCAGCACGCGGCCGTGCGCGAGAAGTACCTGCCCCACGTCGCGCGCATGCTGCGGCTCGCGGCGCCCGTCTCCGCCGTGGTCGCCGCGGGCGACCCGGACGACCTGGCGGCACGCGTCGTGGCCCTCGAGACCCGGCTCGCCGCGCACCACTGGGACGTGGTGAAGGACCGTGACGCCGAGCTCACCTACAACGCCCTGACGCTCGAGGAGCTCGCGGCGCGCGCCCCCGGCTTCGACTGGCGCGCGTGGGCCGACGCGCTGGGCGCACCCGCGGGTGCGCTGGACCGGCTCGTGGTCCGCGAGCCGTCCTTCGCCGAGGGCCTGGCCGCGCTGTGGACCGAGGTCCCCCTCGCGGACTGGCAGGCGTGGGCCACGTACCACGTGGTCTCGTCCCGTGCGCCGTACCTCACCGACGAGGTCGTCGAGGCCAACTTCGACTTCTACGGCCGCACGCTCTCGGGTGCGCCGGAGGTGCGCGAGCGCTGGAAGCGCGGCGTCTCCCTGGTGCAGGGCGCGCTCGGCGAGGCGGTCGGCAAGGTGTACGTCGAGCGGCACTTCCCGCCGTCGCACAAGGACCGCATGGACACGCTGGTCGCCCACCTCGTCGAGGCGTACCGCGAGTCGATCACCTCGCTGGAGTGGATGGGTGAGGAGACGCGGCAGCGCGCGCTCGACAAGCTCGACCGCTTCACGCCGAAGATCGGCTACCCCGCGCGGTGGTGGGACTACTCCGCGCTCGTCGTGCGCGCGGACGACCTGGTCGGCAACGTGCGCCGCTCGCACGCGTTCGAGCTGGACCGCGAGCTGCACAAGATCGGCCGGCCCATCGACCGTGACGAGTGGTTCATGACGCCGCAGACCGTCAACGCGTACTACAACCCGGGCATGAACGAGATCGTCTTCCCCGCCGCGATCCTGCAGCCCCCGTTCTTCGACGCCGACGCGGACGACGCCGTCAACTACGGCGGCATCGGCGCGATCATCGGCCACGAGATCGGTCACGGGTTCGACGACCAGGGCTCGAAGTACGACGGCGACGGCCGGCTGCTGGACTGGTGGACCGCCGACGACCGCGCGGAGTTCGAGCGCCGCACCAAGTCCTTGGTCGACCAGTACGCGCAGTACTCCCCGCGCCAGCTCCACGGCAGCCACAAGGTCAACGGCGAGCTGACGATCGGCGAGAACATCGGCGACCTCGGCGGCCTGGCGATCGCGGTGCGTGCCTACGGCATCGCGCTCGGGCGGCCGGTGGAGCAGGCACCCGTGATCGACGGGTTCACGGGCCTGCAGCGCCTGTTCATCGGCTGGGCCCACTCGTGGCGGACCAAGGGCCGCGACGAGGAGATCATCCGCCGCCTCGCGGTGGACCCGCACGCACCGGACGAGTTCCGGTGCAACGGCGTGGTGCGCAACATCGACGAGTTCTACACGGCGTTCGACGTGCAGCCGTCCGACGCGCTGTGGCTGGACCCCGAGAGCCGCGTCCGGATCTGGTGA
- a CDS encoding ribose-5-phosphate isomerase — MRIHVAADHAGYELKVALVEHLRAADHEVVDHGAFEYDAQDDYPSFCFAAGEAVVADPGSLGVVIGGSGNGEQIAANKVTGVRAALAWNADTARLGRQHNDANVVAIGARQHSVDEAIELVDLFVAEPFSGDPRHQRRIDQLADYEAARG; from the coding sequence ATGCGCATCCACGTCGCCGCCGACCATGCCGGGTACGAGCTGAAGGTCGCGCTCGTCGAGCATCTGCGGGCCGCCGACCACGAGGTCGTCGACCACGGGGCCTTCGAGTACGACGCCCAGGACGACTACCCGTCGTTCTGCTTCGCCGCGGGGGAGGCCGTCGTGGCCGACCCGGGGTCCCTGGGTGTCGTCATCGGGGGCTCGGGCAACGGTGAGCAGATCGCCGCCAACAAGGTGACCGGGGTGCGGGCCGCGCTCGCCTGGAACGCGGACACCGCACGCCTGGGACGTCAGCACAACGACGCCAACGTCGTGGCGATCGGCGCCCGGCAGCACTCCGTCGACGAGGCGATCGAGCTCGTCGACCTGTTCGTCGCCGAGCCGTTCAGCGGCGACCCGCGCCACCAGCGCCGGATTGACCAGCTCGCGGACTACGAGGCCGCGCGCGGCTGA
- a CDS encoding ATP-binding cassette domain-containing protein: MLELVDVHKVYRVGTFGGGTVHAVRGVSFDVRPGEVVSLIGESGSGKSTIGRMVLRLANATSGSIRFDGTDVVSLRHRGLRDYYRHAQGVFQDPFSSYNPIFKVDRTFDTLRRSYFPQVAGREWDERVHDAVHSVGLEPAEVLGKFPHQLSGGQLQRLLIARALLLDLRLLVADEIISMLDASTRIDVLNLLGDLKDRGLGILFVTHDLSLGSYVSDKVVILHQGRVVERGATAAVFADPRHPYTRTLLASVPQLDRRWEDMEADEERRAAALGDRCLYHEQVGADAPDLGLAEVAPDHLVGCFRDAADATCPGVGATVAG; this comes from the coding sequence ATGCTCGAGCTCGTCGACGTCCACAAGGTCTACCGGGTCGGCACGTTCGGCGGCGGCACGGTGCACGCCGTGCGGGGCGTCTCGTTCGACGTCCGCCCGGGCGAGGTCGTCTCCCTCATCGGGGAGTCCGGGTCCGGCAAGTCCACGATCGGCCGGATGGTGCTGCGGCTCGCGAACGCCACGTCGGGGTCGATCAGGTTCGACGGCACCGACGTGGTCTCGCTGCGTCACCGTGGCCTGCGGGACTACTACCGCCACGCGCAGGGCGTCTTCCAGGACCCGTTCTCGTCGTACAACCCGATCTTCAAGGTCGACCGCACGTTCGACACGCTGCGCCGCTCGTACTTCCCGCAGGTCGCGGGCCGCGAGTGGGACGAGCGCGTCCACGACGCGGTGCACTCCGTGGGCCTCGAGCCCGCCGAGGTGCTGGGCAAGTTCCCGCACCAGCTCTCGGGCGGCCAGCTCCAGCGTCTGCTCATCGCCCGCGCGCTGCTGCTCGACCTGCGGCTGCTCGTCGCCGACGAGATCATCTCGATGCTCGACGCCTCGACCCGCATCGACGTGCTCAACCTGCTCGGCGACCTCAAGGACCGTGGCCTGGGCATCCTGTTCGTCACGCACGACCTCTCGCTGGGCAGCTACGTCAGCGACAAGGTCGTCATCCTGCACCAGGGCCGCGTCGTCGAGCGCGGGGCCACGGCGGCCGTGTTCGCCGACCCGAGGCACCCGTACACGCGCACGCTGCTGGCCTCCGTGCCGCAGCTCGACCGCCGGTGGGAGGACATGGAGGCGGACGAGGAGCGCCGCGCGGCCGCGCTCGGCGACCGCTGCCTGTACCACGAGCAGGTGGGCGCCGACGCGCCGGACCTCGGGCTCGCGGAGGTCGCGCCGGACCACCTCGTCGGGTGCTTCCGGGACGCGGCCGACGCCACCTGCCCCGGGGTGGGCGCGACCGTGGCGGGGTGA